From Osmerus mordax isolate fOsmMor3 chromosome 8, fOsmMor3.pri, whole genome shotgun sequence, a single genomic window includes:
- the LOC136947842 gene encoding E3 ubiquitin-protein ligase rnf146-like isoform X2 has protein sequence MDSLSMVNCGEVDPPANSFSAAKVMEARGDTSTDSTPSLCPSATSVPECAICLQSCIHPVRLPCTHIFCFLCVKGASWHSKRCALCRQEVPEDFLERPTLLSPEELKAVAGGGRGDHGGVGEAGHAWYYEGRNGWWQYDERTSRDLEESFAKGRKSVEMLIAGFLYVVDLENMVQYRRNEHGRRRRMKRDVVNIPKKGVAGLRLEPDPLPAVTSGGAAGRTERGSLVDGADVTARSQVRRSSGTLVPPTYVRPPTVLGGNQVFAASPLRPSLEDSLSQLLISQPEGGEEEEVETASQASHVHESVSCSSEDEEVEGRGRQRGRVEFGGQEQRHGEPQSQLRESQPESPPPDGSFSSVSARSRSPDGQCTVTEV, from the exons ATGGATAGCCTAAG CATGGTGAACTGTGGTGAGGTGGACCCCCCTGCAAACTCTTTCTCTGCTGCTAAAGTGATGGAAGCCAGGGGAGACACCAGCACAGActcaaccccctccctctgcccctcagCTACATCTGTCCCAGAGTGTGCCATCTGCCTCCAGAGCTGCATTCACCCTGTACGCCTCCCCTGCACCCACAtcttctgtttcctgtgtgtgaagGGCGCCTCCTGGCACAGCAAGCGCTGCGCCctctgcagacaggaagtgcccGAGGACTTCCTGGAGCGTCCCACCCTGCTGTCGCCAGAGGAGCTGAAGGCagtggctggaggggggagaggtgaccaCGGTGGCGTGGGGGAGGCCGGCCACGCCTGGTACTACGAGGGGAGGAACGGCTGGTGGCAGTACGACGAGCGCACCAGCCGTGACCTGGAGGAATCCTTCGCCAAGGGCAGAAAGAGCGTGGAGATGCTGATTGCCGGCTTCCTGTACGTGGTTGACCTGGAGAACATGGTGCAGTATCGGCGCAATGAGCACGGACGCCGGCGACGCATGAAGCGGGACGTGGTGAACATTCCCAAGAAGGGCGTTGCCGGGCTCAGACTGGAGCCTGACCCCCTCCCGGCCGTGACATCggggggggctgcagggcgTACAGAGCGGGGGAGTTTGGTCGACGGCGCCGATGTGACGGCACGGTCACAGGTGCGGAGGAGCTCCGGCACTCTGGTTCCCCCTACATATGTCCGACCCCCAACGGTTCTGGGGGGCAATCAGGTCTTTGCTGCCTCCCCCTTGCGCCCCTCCCTGGAAGACTCACTATCCCAGCTCCTCATCAGCCAACCAGAAggtggcgaggaggaggaagtggagactGCCTCTCAAGCCAGCCACGTGCATGAATCGGTATCTTGTAGCagcgaggatgaggaggtggagggccggggaaggcagagggggagagtggagttTGGGGGGCAGGAACAAAGACACGGAGAGCCACAGTCGCAGTTGAGGGAGAGCCAGCCCGAGAGCCCCCCTCCTGATGGTAGCTTCTCCAGCGTTAGTGCTCGCTCACGCAGCCCTGATGGTCAGTGTACGGTGACTGAGGTCTGA
- the LOC136947842 gene encoding E3 ubiquitin-protein ligase rnf146-like isoform X1 has product MEPDTESMVNCGEVDPPANSFSAAKVMEARGDTSTDSTPSLCPSATSVPECAICLQSCIHPVRLPCTHIFCFLCVKGASWHSKRCALCRQEVPEDFLERPTLLSPEELKAVAGGGRGDHGGVGEAGHAWYYEGRNGWWQYDERTSRDLEESFAKGRKSVEMLIAGFLYVVDLENMVQYRRNEHGRRRRMKRDVVNIPKKGVAGLRLEPDPLPAVTSGGAAGRTERGSLVDGADVTARSQVRRSSGTLVPPTYVRPPTVLGGNQVFAASPLRPSLEDSLSQLLISQPEGGEEEEVETASQASHVHESVSCSSEDEEVEGRGRQRGRVEFGGQEQRHGEPQSQLRESQPESPPPDGSFSSVSARSRSPDGQCTVTEV; this is encoded by the exons ATGGAACCAGATACAGAAAG CATGGTGAACTGTGGTGAGGTGGACCCCCCTGCAAACTCTTTCTCTGCTGCTAAAGTGATGGAAGCCAGGGGAGACACCAGCACAGActcaaccccctccctctgcccctcagCTACATCTGTCCCAGAGTGTGCCATCTGCCTCCAGAGCTGCATTCACCCTGTACGCCTCCCCTGCACCCACAtcttctgtttcctgtgtgtgaagGGCGCCTCCTGGCACAGCAAGCGCTGCGCCctctgcagacaggaagtgcccGAGGACTTCCTGGAGCGTCCCACCCTGCTGTCGCCAGAGGAGCTGAAGGCagtggctggaggggggagaggtgaccaCGGTGGCGTGGGGGAGGCCGGCCACGCCTGGTACTACGAGGGGAGGAACGGCTGGTGGCAGTACGACGAGCGCACCAGCCGTGACCTGGAGGAATCCTTCGCCAAGGGCAGAAAGAGCGTGGAGATGCTGATTGCCGGCTTCCTGTACGTGGTTGACCTGGAGAACATGGTGCAGTATCGGCGCAATGAGCACGGACGCCGGCGACGCATGAAGCGGGACGTGGTGAACATTCCCAAGAAGGGCGTTGCCGGGCTCAGACTGGAGCCTGACCCCCTCCCGGCCGTGACATCggggggggctgcagggcgTACAGAGCGGGGGAGTTTGGTCGACGGCGCCGATGTGACGGCACGGTCACAGGTGCGGAGGAGCTCCGGCACTCTGGTTCCCCCTACATATGTCCGACCCCCAACGGTTCTGGGGGGCAATCAGGTCTTTGCTGCCTCCCCCTTGCGCCCCTCCCTGGAAGACTCACTATCCCAGCTCCTCATCAGCCAACCAGAAggtggcgaggaggaggaagtggagactGCCTCTCAAGCCAGCCACGTGCATGAATCGGTATCTTGTAGCagcgaggatgaggaggtggagggccggggaaggcagagggggagagtggagttTGGGGGGCAGGAACAAAGACACGGAGAGCCACAGTCGCAGTTGAGGGAGAGCCAGCCCGAGAGCCCCCCTCCTGATGGTAGCTTCTCCAGCGTTAGTGCTCGCTCACGCAGCCCTGATGGTCAGTGTACGGTGACTGAGGTCTGA
- the LOC136947338 gene encoding estrogen-related receptor gamma-like encodes MDLVELYLPECFTYHSDTELLDRMSVRGVDLPCPPSIKREPSSPSPSSQGDISPPQPSPGSSSSDTNSSYGLLSKNHNHTNELHSPGLYGHTAGLSSDGGANRRFGGEDGQVKCEFMLGSVAKRLCLVCGDVASGYHYGVASCEACKAFFKRTIQGNIEYSCPANSECEITKRRRKSCQACRFMKCLAVGMMREGVRLDRVRGGRQKYKRRIDAENSPYLIPQSRLPQKRTFPLGGIAENKVVSLLLLAEPEGIFAMPDPTVPDSDIKALTTLCDLADRELVVNIGWAKHIPGFPSLSLADQMSLLQSGWMEILILRVVFRSLASEDKLVYAEDYVMDEEQSKQAGLFDLNNAILQLVRKFRAMKLEREEFVVLKAIALANSDSMQIEDSEAVQGLQDVLHGALQDYESTQHPEDPRRAGKLIMTLPLLRQTASRAVQHFCSIKQDGRVPMHKLFLELLEAKV; translated from the exons ATGGATTTAGTCGAGTTGTACCTGCCGGAGTGCTTTACCTACCACTCTGACACTGA ACTCTTGGACAGGATGTCAGTGCGGGGCGTAGacctcccctgtcccccctctatCAAGCGCGAGccatccagccccagccccagctcccagGGGGACATcagccctcctcagcccagcccagggaGCTCCTCCTCAGACACCAACTCCAGCTACGGCCTCCTGAGCAAGAACCACAACCACACCAACGAACTACACTCACCGGGTCTCTacggacacacagctgggctgTCCAGCGACGGAGGAGCCAACAG GAGGTTTGGTGGAGAGGATGGCCAGGTGAAGTGTGAGTTCATGCTGGGCTCCGTGGCCAAGCgcctgtgtctggtgtgtggggaTGTGGCGTCAGGATACCACTACGGAGTAGCCTCCTGTGAGGCCTGCAAGGCTTTCTTCAAGAGGACCATCCAgg gtaaTATTGAGTACAGTTGCCCAGCCAACAGTGAGTGTGAGATCACCAAGAGAAGAAGGAAATCATGCCAGGCGTGTCGCTTTATGAAGTGTCTGGCCGTGGGCATGATGAGAGAAG GTGTTCGTCTGGACCGCGTGCGTGGAGGCAGACAGAAGTACAAGAGGAGGATTGATGCTGAAAACAGCCCGTATCTCATCCCTCAGAGCAGGCTGCCTCAGAAGAGAACGT TCCCTCTGGGAGGCATTGCGGAGAACAAAGTGGTGTCCTTACTGTTGTTAGCTGAGCCAGAAGGGATCTTTGCCATGCCAGACCCCACGGTCCCGGACAGCGACATCAAGGCTTTGACCACACTGTGTGACCTCGCCGACCGCGAACTCGTGGTCAATATCGGCTGGGCCAAGCACATACCAG gtTTCCCCTCGCTCTCGCTGGCAGACCAGATGAGTCTGTTGCAGAGCGGCTGGATGGAGATCCTGATCCTGCGTGTGGTGTTCCGCTCGCTGGCCTCGGAGGACAAGCTTGTGTACGCTGAAGACTACGTGATGGACGAGGAGCAGTCGAAACAGGCAGGTCTGTTTGATCTCAACAACGCCATCCTGCAGCTAGTGAGGAAGTTCAGAGCCATgaagctggagagggaggagtttgTGGTTCTCAAAGCCATCGCACTCGCCAACTCAG attCTATGCAAATTGAGGACTCGGAGGCGGTGCAGGGTCTCCAGGATGTGCTCCATGGGGCCCTGCAGGACTACGAGAGCACCCAGCACCCCGAGGACCCCAGGCGGGCAGGAAAGCTCATCATGACCCTCCCCTTGCTGCGACAAACAGCCTCCAGGGCCGTTCAGCACTTCTGTAGCATTAAGCAGGACGGCCGAGTGCCTATGCATAAACTGTTCCTAGAGCTGCTGGAGGCTAAGGTCTGA